A portion of the Chloroflexota bacterium genome contains these proteins:
- a CDS encoding HNH endonuclease, with protein sequence MKLSNIASLDPAITSTGRVGLKKATAADREMWKEMEGDSANFALECQRALMDAEGLAAPTSETLEYEVIDRVGEDKIVQTTERIGQSFFRSMVLSAYSGRCCITGLSVPTLLVASHIVPWRLEKLHRLNPRNGLALSALHDRAFDAGLITIEEDLTVRISANLAAERDEFFATAIESYRGKPIHLPKKFGVGEEFLAFHRENIFQR encoded by the coding sequence ATGAAGCTCAGCAATATTGCCAGCCTTGACCCCGCCATTACGTCCACCGGGCGCGTCGGTCTCAAAAAGGCGACTGCCGCCGACCGGGAAATGTGGAAGGAAATGGAAGGCGACTCGGCAAACTTTGCCTTAGAGTGCCAAAGGGCTCTGATGGATGCAGAGGGTCTAGCGGCACCAACAAGTGAAACGCTGGAATACGAGGTCATAGACCGCGTTGGGGAAGACAAGATAGTGCAAACCACGGAGCGGATTGGTCAGAGCTTCTTTCGTTCTATGGTCTTGAGCGCATACAGCGGACGGTGTTGTATCACTGGGTTGTCAGTCCCCACCCTTCTTGTGGCAAGCCACATAGTGCCGTGGCGTTTGGAGAAACTTCACAGGTTGAACCCTAGAAACGGCTTGGCGCTGTCGGCCCTGCATGACCGTGCCTTCGACGCTGGTCTAATCACCATCGAAGAGGACTTGACCGTGCGGATATCCGCCAATCTCGCTGCAGAGCGCGATGAGTTCTTTGCCACGGCTATTGAGTCTTACAGGGGTAAGCCGATTCATCTCCCTAAGAAATTCGGGGTTGGGGAGGAGTTTCTCGCCTTCCATAGGGAGAATATCTTTCAACGATAG
- a CDS encoding HTH domain-containing protein → MRKGSAVGRRQRELRPEVLPESYQYRDDGCEVSRSCLRCPRAVCKYDDPDWRRRGKRDRRDGEILEARRRERLPASALARRFGVSERTVWRALARGREGAQASRKRAA, encoded by the coding sequence GTGAGGAAGGGGAGCGCCGTGGGACGAAGGCAACGAGAGCTGCGACCGGAGGTCCTGCCCGAGAGCTACCAGTACCGGGACGACGGGTGCGAGGTGTCGCGGTCGTGCCTGCGGTGCCCGCGGGCGGTGTGCAAGTACGACGACCCGGACTGGCGGCGGCGGGGGAAGCGGGACCGGCGGGACGGGGAGATCCTGGAGGCGCGGCGTCGGGAGCGGCTGCCGGCGTCGGCGCTGGCGCGCCGGTTCGGGGTGAGCGAGCGGACGGTGTGGCGGGCGCTGGCGCGGGGGCGGGAGGGGGCGCAAGCGTCGCGGAAGCGGGCGGCGTGA
- the glmS gene encoding glutamine--fructose-6-phosphate transaminase (isomerizing), whose product MNETKEKPVCGIAGYVGPAEALPVLLNALHRVEYRGYDSCGVAILSGRIETAKAVGYVDDLRAAIEDANGAASGAAAVPGSLGIGHTRWATVGSPSKLNAHPHLDCTGRVAVVHNGSVENHYPLREELRARGHRFRSETDTEVLAHLFEESGGSPDGVAQALARVHGPYAIAVLFEGSDAITVARRGSPIIIGLGHGENMVGSDVPAVLDRAHGFVHLEDGDIATVTAGVVEIRHRGELVRRRVHHVNWGPQDVDKGGYAHFLLKEIHEQPRVLRDTLAGRITTDGRVTLDLDLDRHPQPEELFFLGCGSASHAAMVGETFFASLTDTRVQALVASEMVRPRHRGPGAWSVLVSQSGETADTVDAARDARRAGHFTLALTNVPESSITRTAHATHHLRAGQEVSVASSKTYLAQLAGLYLLGLALYPPAERPRRKLAAALRKLPEAVQQALAMSPQLEQLGTRLASAEHAFIIGKGINYPTALEGALKFKEVAYLHAEGYASGELKHGPFALLGPDTPVIAIMPRDDTYDRMLVAVEEVHSRGAPIIALTDCDNAELQSIAQSVVCLPPTEPMFTPVVGTVALQLMAYYCALAKGCPIDRPRNLAKSVTVH is encoded by the coding sequence GTGAATGAGACCAAGGAGAAGCCTGTGTGCGGAATCGCGGGGTACGTCGGGCCGGCTGAAGCGCTGCCCGTCCTGCTGAACGCCCTCCACCGCGTCGAGTACCGCGGCTACGACTCCTGCGGCGTCGCCATCCTCAGCGGGCGCATTGAAACCGCCAAGGCCGTCGGCTACGTCGACGACCTCCGCGCCGCCATCGAGGACGCCAACGGCGCCGCGAGTGGCGCAGCGGCCGTCCCCGGCTCCCTCGGCATCGGCCACACCCGCTGGGCCACCGTCGGCTCCCCCTCGAAGCTCAACGCCCACCCCCACCTCGACTGCACCGGCCGCGTCGCCGTCGTCCACAACGGCAGCGTCGAGAACCACTACCCACTGCGCGAGGAGCTTCGCGCCCGCGGCCACCGCTTCCGCTCCGAGACCGACACCGAGGTCCTCGCCCACCTGTTCGAGGAGTCCGGCGGCTCCCCCGACGGCGTCGCCCAGGCCCTCGCCCGCGTCCACGGTCCCTACGCCATCGCCGTCCTCTTCGAGGGCTCGGACGCCATCACCGTCGCCCGCCGCGGCAGCCCGATCATCATCGGCCTCGGCCACGGCGAGAACATGGTCGGCTCCGACGTCCCCGCCGTCCTCGACCGCGCCCACGGCTTCGTCCACCTCGAGGACGGCGACATCGCCACCGTCACCGCCGGGGTGGTCGAGATCCGCCACCGCGGGGAGCTCGTCCGCCGCCGCGTCCACCACGTCAACTGGGGCCCGCAGGACGTCGACAAGGGCGGCTACGCGCACTTCCTGCTCAAGGAGATCCACGAGCAGCCCCGCGTCCTGCGCGACACCCTCGCCGGCCGCATCACAACCGACGGCCGCGTCACCCTTGACCTCGATCTCGACCGCCACCCGCAGCCGGAGGAGCTCTTCTTCCTCGGCTGCGGCTCCGCCTCCCACGCCGCCATGGTCGGCGAGACCTTCTTCGCCTCCCTCACCGACACCCGCGTCCAGGCCCTCGTGGCCTCCGAAATGGTGCGCCCCAGGCACCGCGGCCCCGGCGCGTGGAGCGTCCTCGTCTCCCAGTCCGGCGAAACCGCCGACACCGTCGACGCCGCCCGCGACGCCCGCCGCGCCGGCCACTTCACCCTCGCCCTCACCAACGTGCCGGAGAGCAGCATCACCCGCACGGCCCACGCCACCCACCACCTCCGCGCCGGCCAGGAGGTCAGCGTCGCCTCATCAAAGACCTACCTCGCGCAGCTCGCCGGCCTCTACCTCCTCGGCCTCGCCCTCTACCCGCCCGCCGAGCGCCCGCGCCGCAAGCTCGCCGCCGCCCTGCGCAAGCTCCCAGAGGCCGTCCAGCAGGCCCTCGCCATGTCCCCCCAGCTCGAGCAGCTCGGCACGCGCCTCGCGTCGGCCGAGCACGCCTTCATCATCGGCAAGGGCATCAACTACCCCACCGCCCTCGAGGGCGCGCTCAAGTTCAAGGAGGTCGCCTACCTCCACGCCGAGGGCTACGCGTCCGGCGAGCTCAAGCACGGCCCCTTCGCTCTCCTCGGCCCCGACACCCCCGTCATCGCCATCATGCCCCGCGACGATACCTACGACCGCATGCTCGTCGCCGTCGAGGAGGTCCACTCCCGCGGCGCCCCCATCATCGCCCTCACCGACTGCGACAACGCCGAGCTCCAGAGCATCGCGCAGTCAGTCGTCTGCCTGCCGCCCACGGAGCCGATGTTCACGCCCGTCGTCGGCACGGTCGCCCTCCAGCTCATGGCCTACTACTGCGCTCTAGCCAAGGGCTGCCCCATAGACCGCCCCCGCAACCTCGCCAAAAGCGTCACGGTGCACTAG
- a CDS encoding type II restriction endonuclease, whose protein sequence is MLSANVQLVVPASLHQRYPAAIRPSLQTLESFMGDIRLLNP, encoded by the coding sequence ATGCTTAGTGCCAACGTTCAACTTGTAGTTCCAGCCTCCCTGCACCAGAGGTACCCCGCCGCTATAAGGCCTTCACTTCAAACGCTTGAGAGTTTCATGGGGGACATCCGCTTGCTCAACCCCTAG
- a CDS encoding peptidase E produces MAEKQIVAFGAVRTAGAAMDQLSSYVLSLVDKPKPRVCCIPTATGDSPADLVRYYGIFHSSVCEPTHLELFNRTVRDIREFLVSQDVIFVLGGNTANMLAIWRVHGVDAALREAWEAAVVLCGGSAGSLCWFECGTTDSYDKNQLHPLHDGLGFLPYSHCPHYNAEDQRRPLYHRLIAEGFPPGYAVDDGAAIHFIGTQPHRAVSGREGANAYRVELRDGQVVETSLDPVPIW; encoded by the coding sequence ATGGCAGAGAAGCAAATCGTCGCATTCGGAGCGGTCAGGACCGCCGGGGCCGCCATGGACCAGCTCTCCAGCTACGTCCTCTCCCTCGTCGACAAGCCCAAGCCCCGGGTGTGCTGCATCCCGACAGCCACCGGCGACTCGCCCGCCGACCTCGTGCGGTACTACGGCATCTTCCATTCTAGCGTCTGCGAGCCCACGCACCTCGAGCTATTCAACCGCACGGTGCGCGACATCCGCGAGTTCCTCGTAAGCCAGGACGTCATCTTCGTCCTGGGAGGCAACACGGCGAACATGCTGGCCATCTGGCGCGTCCACGGCGTCGACGCCGCACTGCGCGAGGCCTGGGAGGCCGCCGTCGTGCTCTGCGGCGGCAGCGCGGGCTCCCTCTGCTGGTTCGAGTGCGGCACCACCGACTCCTACGACAAGAACCAGCTCCATCCGCTCCACGACGGCCTCGGCTTCCTCCCCTACTCCCACTGCCCCCACTACAACGCCGAGGACCAGCGCCGGCCCCTCTACCACCGCCTCATCGCCGAGGGCTTCCCGCCCGGCTACGCCGTCGACGACGGCGCCGCCATCCACTTCATCGGCACACAGCCGCACCGTGCGGTCAGCGGCAGGGAAGGCGCCAACGCCTACCGAGTGGAATTGCGGGACGGCCAAGTAGTGGAGACCTCCCTGGACCCCGTCCCAATCTGGTAG
- a CDS encoding cation transporter, with protein sequence MTLESDSLRRTALVLVTVGLVWNLVEAVVALWAGAAAGSVAMLAFGLDSIVEFLAGGVLVWQLKMRLDESQAEAAERRAQRLLGLSFFLLAGYIVLHSGANLVGWLPEPQPSLVGIAIVVASAVVMSALYVAKMRIAARMQSRSLRAEAMESLFCDLQDVTILVGLGLNSLFAWWWADPVAALFLVPFFLKEGRENLSGHDDEDEEGGTRVCFCLSCFFGMRACRTVCCAA encoded by the coding sequence TTGACGCTTGAATCTGATTCCCTTCGCAGGACGGCGCTGGTTTTGGTGACCGTCGGGTTGGTGTGGAACCTGGTGGAGGCTGTGGTTGCGCTGTGGGCGGGTGCGGCGGCGGGGAGCGTTGCGATGCTGGCTTTCGGGCTGGACAGCATCGTCGAGTTCCTGGCGGGCGGGGTGCTGGTGTGGCAGCTGAAGATGCGGCTGGACGAGTCGCAGGCGGAGGCGGCGGAGCGGCGGGCGCAACGGCTGCTGGGGCTGAGCTTCTTCCTGCTGGCGGGGTACATCGTGCTGCACTCGGGGGCCAACCTTGTGGGGTGGCTGCCGGAGCCGCAGCCGAGCCTGGTGGGGATCGCAATCGTCGTCGCGAGCGCCGTCGTGATGTCGGCGTTGTACGTGGCGAAGATGCGCATCGCGGCGCGGATGCAGTCGCGGTCGCTGCGGGCGGAGGCGATGGAGAGCCTGTTCTGCGACCTGCAGGACGTGACGATCCTGGTGGGACTGGGGCTCAACAGCCTGTTCGCGTGGTGGTGGGCCGACCCGGTTGCGGCCCTGTTCCTGGTGCCCTTCTTCCTCAAGGAGGGCAGGGAGAATCTTTCTGGCCACGATGATGAGGATGAGGAGGGCGGGACCCGCGTGTGTTTCTGCCTGAGCTGTTTCTTTGGCATGCGCGCGTGCCGGACGGTGTGTTGCGCGGCGTAG